A stretch of Bordetella genomosp. 13 DNA encodes these proteins:
- the ybgC gene encoding tol-pal system-associated acyl-CoA thioesterase gives MIEPTSADEFLLRVRVYYEDTDAAGIVFYANYLKFFERARTEWLRSLGFNQSELVGQQGRAFVVHSLDMNYRKPARLDDLLTIRSRITRLGRASIHFAQRAERDGELLAEGSIQVCCVDTTQLRPAELPASVHNTLKSIQG, from the coding sequence GTGATCGAACCGACGTCAGCCGACGAATTCCTGCTGCGCGTCCGCGTCTACTATGAAGACACGGACGCCGCGGGAATCGTCTTCTATGCGAACTACCTGAAGTTCTTCGAGCGCGCGCGCACCGAATGGCTGCGCAGCCTGGGCTTCAATCAATCCGAACTGGTGGGCCAGCAAGGGCGGGCGTTCGTCGTGCATTCGCTCGACATGAACTACCGCAAGCCGGCGCGGCTGGACGACCTGCTTACCATCCGCAGCCGGATCACCCGGCTTGGCCGCGCTTCGATACACTTCGCGCAGCGCGCCGAGCGCGACGGGGAACTGCTTGCCGAGGGCAGCATCCAAGTCTGCTGCGTAGACACGACTCAGTTGCGGCCAGCCGAGCTGCCCGCCAGCGTCCATAACACACTGAAATCCATCCAGGGATAG
- the tolQ gene encoding protein TolQ, translating to MQPSTDMSLISLISHASLPVQLIMLMLLVISIMSWTYIFAKRLAIRRAHRQTLRFEDDFWSGGDLSVLQQAVASRRDEQGALARIFDAGMTEFMKTRRGGPVTDVNAALDGPRRAMRAAYQREMDSLESHLNFLASAGSVSPYIGLLGTVWGIMHAFIGLSNMQQATLASVAPGIAEALIATAIGLFAAIPAVVAYNRFTNDIDRLSIRFDSFVDEFLNILQRQVR from the coding sequence ATGCAACCCTCGACCGACATGTCGTTGATCTCGCTGATCTCGCACGCCAGCCTGCCCGTCCAGCTGATCATGCTGATGCTGCTGGTGATCTCGATCATGTCCTGGACCTATATCTTCGCCAAGCGCCTGGCCATCCGCCGCGCGCATCGCCAGACGCTGCGCTTCGAGGACGACTTCTGGTCGGGCGGCGACCTGTCCGTGCTGCAGCAGGCCGTGGCCAGCCGTCGCGACGAACAGGGCGCGCTGGCCCGCATCTTCGATGCCGGCATGACCGAGTTCATGAAGACGCGCCGCGGCGGCCCGGTCACCGACGTGAACGCGGCGCTGGACGGCCCGCGCCGCGCCATGCGCGCGGCCTACCAGCGCGAGATGGACTCGCTCGAATCGCACCTGAACTTCCTGGCGTCGGCCGGTTCGGTCAGCCCCTACATCGGGCTGCTGGGCACGGTGTGGGGCATCATGCACGCGTTCATCGGCCTGTCCAACATGCAGCAGGCCACGCTGGCCTCGGTGGCTCCCGGCATCGCCGAGGCGCTGATCGCCACGGCCATCGGCCTGTTCGCCGCCATTCCGGCGGTGGTAGCCTACAACCGCTTCACCAACGACATCGACCGGCTCTCGATCCGTTTCGACAGCTTCGTCGATGAATTCCTGAATATTCTGCAACGCCAGGTGCGCTGA
- the tolR gene encoding protein TolR, translated as MPSVRSGGRHGRRMKADINVVPYIDVMLVLLVIFMVTAPLITPGLIELPSVGQAAQVPAKPLEVQVGPDGKLALRMREPGATPQDINRAELVAQVRSRITADTPVVIAADGKVPYESVVQVMDELRNSGITRLGLLVDQAGSAAQQKPVRQR; from the coding sequence ATGCCTTCCGTACGCTCGGGCGGCCGCCACGGTCGCCGCATGAAAGCCGACATCAACGTGGTGCCGTACATCGACGTCATGCTGGTGCTGCTGGTGATCTTCATGGTGACGGCCCCGCTGATCACTCCGGGGTTGATCGAACTGCCCTCGGTGGGCCAGGCGGCGCAGGTGCCGGCCAAACCGCTCGAGGTGCAGGTCGGGCCCGACGGCAAGCTCGCGCTGCGCATGCGCGAGCCGGGCGCCACGCCGCAGGACATCAACCGCGCCGAACTGGTGGCGCAGGTGCGCTCACGCATCACCGCCGACACGCCCGTCGTGATCGCGGCCGATGGCAAGGTGCCCTACGAATCCGTGGTGCAGGTGATGGACGAGCTGCGCAACAGCGGCATCACGCGACTCGGCCTGCTGGTGGACCAGGCCGGCTCGGCCGCCCAGCAGAAGCCCGTCCGCCAGCGCTGA
- the tolA gene encoding cell envelope integrity protein TolA, with product MTPPRFQRNSGSQDGAPKDNAKGFGLAILAHLLLVLALVLGLDWPTENPGPVQVELWAKGDSPNAPPPTPTQPPPDPQPKPPEPQPEPEPAPPPPPPPPPPPAPPKPEVRPPEQPDPEIALEEARKKREQEEKERQAAEAAKEKARLEEERKQAELKEKQRLAAEKAAAEKAAAEKAAAEKAAAEKVAAEKAAAEKAAAQKAAAEKAAAEKAAAEKAAAEKAAAEKLAAEKKAKEESAKKAAAEKAAAEKAAAEKKAKEEAAKKAAADQALRDAFRNDAMGAAGLPSGTADRNQAGGGRDTGYGAKVRACVQPGVSFPTPPRSGSSNPTAEYRVQLSSSGNVTGVRLLRSSGIGGFDRAVESGIRRCNPFPKPDRGSYESVIDIEYRMYD from the coding sequence ATGACCCCACCCCGCTTCCAACGCAACTCCGGCTCGCAGGACGGCGCACCGAAGGACAACGCCAAAGGCTTCGGCCTGGCGATCCTGGCGCACCTGCTGCTGGTACTCGCCCTGGTCCTCGGCCTGGACTGGCCGACCGAGAACCCCGGACCGGTGCAGGTCGAGCTGTGGGCCAAGGGCGACAGCCCCAACGCACCGCCTCCCACGCCGACGCAGCCGCCGCCGGATCCCCAGCCCAAGCCGCCCGAGCCGCAGCCCGAACCCGAGCCCGCGCCGCCTCCGCCGCCCCCTCCCCCGCCTCCTCCGGCGCCGCCCAAGCCCGAGGTGCGTCCGCCTGAACAGCCCGATCCCGAGATCGCGCTGGAAGAGGCTCGCAAGAAGCGCGAACAGGAAGAGAAAGAGCGCCAGGCGGCCGAAGCCGCCAAGGAAAAGGCCCGCCTCGAGGAAGAGCGCAAGCAGGCCGAGCTGAAAGAGAAGCAGCGCCTGGCCGCCGAGAAGGCCGCCGCGGAAAAGGCTGCCGCCGAGAAGGCGGCGGCAGAGAAAGCGGCGGCTGAAAAGGTGGCAGCGGAGAAGGCTGCGGCGGAAAAGGCCGCGGCGCAGAAGGCGGCCGCGGAAAAGGCAGCGGCCGAGAAAGCCGCCGCCGAGAAGGCTGCTGCCGAAAAGGCAGCGGCCGAGAAGCTGGCCGCCGAGAAGAAGGCCAAGGAAGAGTCCGCCAAGAAGGCCGCCGCCGAAAAGGCCGCGGCAGAGAAGGCGGCCGCCGAGAAGAAGGCCAAGGAAGAGGCTGCCAAGAAGGCTGCCGCCGACCAGGCTCTGCGTGACGCGTTCCGCAACGACGCCATGGGCGCCGCCGGCCTGCCCAGCGGCACGGCCGACCGCAACCAGGCGGGCGGCGGCCGCGATACCGGCTATGGCGCGAAGGTGCGCGCATGCGTGCAGCCCGGCGTGTCGTTCCCCACTCCCCCCCGCAGCGGATCGTCCAATCCGACCGCTGAATACCGGGTACAGTTGAGTTCCAGCGGGAACGTAACAGGCGTCAGGCTGCTGCGCTCGTCCGGAATCGGTGGCTTCGACCGCGCGGTCGAAAGCGGCATCCGGCGTTGCAACCCCTTCCCGAAGCCAGACAGGGGCTCCTACGAGTCCGTTATCGATATCGAATACCGAATGTATGACTGA
- a CDS encoding RNA pyrophosphohydrolase — MLDREGYRPNVGIILVNGKNEVFWGKRIREHAWQFPQGGIKHGESPVQAMYRELHEEVGLKPEHVRILGRTRDWLRYNVPDHFVRREWRGHYKGQKQIWFLLRMVGRDCDVCLRATQHPEFDAWRWSQYWVPLDAVIEFKREVYTQALNELSSILFRRHHETRYLRQRVHGPRTPDLPSAEADGHAHIAG, encoded by the coding sequence ATGCTTGACCGCGAAGGCTACCGTCCCAATGTCGGCATCATTCTCGTCAACGGCAAAAACGAGGTCTTCTGGGGCAAGCGAATCCGGGAACACGCCTGGCAATTCCCGCAGGGTGGCATCAAGCACGGGGAAAGCCCGGTGCAGGCCATGTACCGCGAACTCCATGAAGAGGTGGGTCTCAAGCCCGAGCATGTGCGCATTCTGGGACGTACACGTGATTGGCTGCGTTACAATGTGCCGGACCATTTTGTCCGGCGCGAGTGGCGCGGCCACTATAAAGGACAAAAGCAGATCTGGTTCCTGCTGCGCATGGTAGGCCGCGATTGCGACGTCTGCCTGCGCGCCACGCAGCATCCGGAATTCGACGCCTGGCGCTGGAGCCAATACTGGGTGCCGCTCGATGCGGTCATCGAGTTCAAGCGCGAAGTCTACACGCAGGCGCTGAACGAGCTGTCCTCCATCCTGTTCCGGCGCCACCACGAAACCCGCTATCTACGCCAGCGCGTGCACGGCCCGCGTACTCCCGACCTTCCTTCCGCCGAAGCCGACGGCCATGCGCATATTGCTGGTTGA
- a CDS encoding proline--tRNA ligase, whose protein sequence is MRASHYHLNTLKEAPAEAEVVSHQLMTRAGMIRKLAGGIYSYMPTGLRVIRKIEAIVREEMNAAGALELLMPVVQPAELWQESGRWQQYGPELLRIKDRHDRDFVLQPTSEEVITDIARNEIHSYRQLPVNFYHIQTKFRDERRPRFGLMRGREFTMKDAYSFDRDEAGAQKSYDIMFDAYLRIFKRLGLEFRAVAADTGSIGGTRSHEFQVIADTGEDLIAYNPESSYAANIELAEAASLLAERAAPAEPMQEVPTPGAAKCEDVAKLLNLPLARTIKSIVLATEADGEPVQIWLLLLRGDHEMNEIKVGKLEGLKDYRFATEAEIVEHFGCQPGYLGPVKTARPVRVVADRTVANMADFVCGANREDFHIQGVNWGRDLPEPELVADLRNVVEGDPAPDGKGTLAIQRGIEVGHVFYLGTKYSEALKATFLDDNGKPAVLQMGCYGIGITRIAGAAIEQNHDERGIIWPRAIAPFEVVICPVGWGKSETVRDTATRLYEDLRARGVDVILDDRDARPGVMFAEWELIGVPLRVTVGERGLKEGVVELQARRDSEASRIPAEAALEQTLARLDSL, encoded by the coding sequence ATGCGCGCTTCCCACTACCATCTGAACACCCTGAAAGAAGCCCCCGCCGAGGCCGAGGTCGTCAGCCACCAGCTGATGACGCGCGCCGGGATGATCCGCAAGCTGGCCGGGGGCATCTATAGCTACATGCCCACGGGCCTGCGCGTCATCCGCAAAATCGAGGCCATCGTGCGCGAAGAGATGAACGCCGCCGGCGCGCTGGAACTGCTGATGCCGGTGGTCCAGCCGGCCGAGCTGTGGCAGGAATCGGGCCGCTGGCAGCAGTACGGCCCCGAGCTGCTGCGCATCAAGGACCGCCACGATCGCGACTTCGTGCTGCAGCCCACGTCGGAAGAAGTCATCACCGACATCGCGCGCAACGAGATCCACAGCTACCGCCAGCTGCCGGTGAACTTCTATCACATACAGACCAAGTTCCGCGACGAGCGCCGTCCGCGCTTCGGCCTGATGCGCGGGCGCGAGTTCACCATGAAGGACGCCTATTCGTTCGACCGGGACGAAGCCGGCGCGCAGAAAAGCTACGACATCATGTTCGACGCCTACCTGCGCATCTTCAAGCGCCTGGGCCTCGAGTTCCGCGCCGTGGCGGCCGATACCGGCTCCATCGGCGGCACGCGCAGCCACGAATTCCAGGTGATCGCGGACACCGGCGAGGATCTCATCGCCTACAACCCCGAATCCTCGTACGCGGCCAACATCGAGCTGGCCGAAGCGGCGTCGCTGCTGGCCGAACGCGCCGCGCCGGCCGAGCCGATGCAGGAAGTGCCCACCCCCGGCGCCGCCAAGTGCGAAGACGTGGCCAAGCTGCTGAACCTGCCGCTGGCCCGCACCATCAAGTCCATCGTGCTGGCCACCGAGGCCGACGGCGAACCCGTGCAGATCTGGCTGCTGCTGCTGCGCGGCGACCACGAGATGAACGAGATCAAGGTCGGCAAGCTCGAAGGACTGAAGGATTACCGCTTCGCCACCGAGGCCGAGATCGTCGAGCACTTCGGCTGCCAGCCGGGCTACCTGGGCCCGGTCAAGACGGCCCGCCCGGTTCGCGTGGTGGCCGACCGTACGGTCGCCAACATGGCCGACTTCGTGTGCGGCGCCAACCGTGAAGACTTCCACATACAAGGCGTGAACTGGGGCCGCGACCTGCCCGAGCCCGAACTCGTCGCGGACCTGCGCAACGTGGTCGAGGGCGACCCGGCGCCGGACGGCAAGGGCACCCTGGCCATCCAGCGCGGCATCGAGGTCGGCCACGTCTTCTACCTGGGCACCAAGTATTCCGAGGCCCTGAAGGCAACCTTCCTGGACGACAACGGCAAGCCCGCCGTTCTGCAGATGGGCTGCTACGGCATCGGCATCACGCGCATCGCGGGCGCCGCCATCGAGCAGAACCACGACGAGCGCGGCATCATCTGGCCGCGCGCCATCGCCCCGTTCGAGGTGGTGATCTGCCCGGTGGGCTGGGGCAAGAGTGAAACTGTCCGTGACACGGCCACCCGCCTGTACGAAGACTTGCGGGCACGCGGCGTAGACGTCATCCTGGACGACCGCGATGCGCGGCCGGGCGTGATGTTCGCCGAATGGGAACTCATCGGCGTGCCGCTGCGCGTAACAGTTGGAGAGCGCGGACTGAAGGAAGGCGTGGTCGAATTGCAGGCTCGTCGGGACAGCGAAGCCAGCCGCATCCCCGCCGAGGCGGCGTTGGAACAGACGCTCGCCCGGCTGGACTCGCTGTAA